One window from the genome of Hoplias malabaricus isolate fHopMal1 chromosome X2, fHopMal1.hap1, whole genome shotgun sequence encodes:
- the LOC136676207 gene encoding uncharacterized protein: MPSSDLLNTYRLVELVLCSTTRAKSTFFLLTLMFNYQLDSLLQYPCIDHTGEAKECVPPIVGTHPPVSLLEKRNHHLCLPVQGHCHRCPSNAVESCQPGQPHNIQSLEELRVDLIHPWGPTAKEFSNYLSHLGPGDKQPLRGVPKRCFLYGRRAGGIEKILEVFLPPPNDVTSQDQQFPTLTIYSVGGKLFSPPELPDGLPETSRSRLKVIFHVLTELLPYGFLPRQQLKLQSASLFITRQLPPESLEPARLDRTLLQLDILLHLGCPPLSVGITTTTGRDSLAATAPFSRLNNGGPEHGPFGRPF, encoded by the coding sequence ATGCCTTCTTCAGATCTACTAAATACATATAGACTGGttgagctggtcctgtgttctaCGACCAGGGCAAAATCCACATTTTTCCTCCTGACTCTGATGTTCAACTATCAGTTGGACTCTCTTCTACAGTACCCCTGCATAGACCATACCGGGGAGGCTAAGGAGTGTgttccccctatagttggaacacaccctccggtCTCCCTTCTTGAAAAGCGAAACCACCACCTGTGTCTGCCAGTCCAGGGGCACTGCCACAGATGTCCAAGCAATGCTGTAGAGTCATGTCAGCCAGgccagccccacaacatccaaaGCCTTGAGGAACTCAGGGTGGATCTCATCCACCCCTGGGGCCCTACAGCCAAGGAGTTTTCTAACTACCTCAGCCACCTCGGCCCAGGTGATAAACAACCCCTCCGTGGGGTCCCCAAGCGCTGCTTCCTCTatggaagacgtgctggtgggatcgAGAAGATCcttgaagtattccttccaccgcctaatgaTGTCACCAGTCAAGATCAACAATTCCCCACCctcaccatatacagtgttggtggaaagctgttttcccctcctgagttgcctgatggtttgccagaaacttctcggagcagATTGAAAGTCATTTTCCATGTCCTCACTGAACTCCTCCCATACGGGTTTTTGCCTCGCCAACAGCTGAAGCTGCAATCCGCTTCACTCTTCATTACCCGTCAGCTGCCTCCAGAGTCCCTTGAGCCagccaggctcgataggactcttctTCAGCTTGACATCCTCCTTCACCTGGGGTGTCCACCACTAAGTGTGGGGATTACCACCACGACAGGCAGAGACagccttgcagccacagctccgttcagccgcctcaacaatggaggtccggaacatggcccatttgGAAGACCTTTCTGA